In a single window of the Raphanus sativus cultivar WK10039 unplaced genomic scaffold, ASM80110v3 Scaffold4666, whole genome shotgun sequence genome:
- the LOC130507512 gene encoding protein PYRICULARIA ORYZAE RESISTANCE 21-like: MTEKVTIMKLTVDLACAKCERKAKKALRKFPQIRDEVYDEKTNTITIKVVCYDPEKLMNKLCNKGGRSIKSIVILEPPKPTPAQTQPSEKPKEPEKVPAPVPVQVPAPTPAQDPVPILVPAPAPVSQLMPMFQAYHFGPYYETQQGGCSWRPVYDNWGGGPHPHCCHEVTYQQSCSIL, from the exons ATGACGGAGAAG GTTACGATAATGAAGTTGACGGTCGATCTAGCATGTGCCAAATGCGAAAGAAAGGCCAAGAAAGCTCTCCGCAAGTTCCCTC aaataaGAGACGAAGTGTACGATGAGAAGACTAACACAATCACCATCAAGGTGGTTTGTTACGATCCTGAGAAGCTTATGAACAAACTTTGCAACAAAGGAGGCCGTTCTATTAAGTCCATCGTGATCCTGGAACCACCCAAGCCTACTCCAGCCCAGACTCAACCTTCTGAGAAGCCCAAAGAGCCCGAGAAGGTCCCAGCTCCAGTTCCGGTACAGGTTCCAGCGCCAACTCCGGCTCAGGATCCAGTTCCGATTCTGGTTCCGGCCCCAGCTCCGGTTTCCCAACTGATGCCGATGTTTCAGGCATATCATTTTGGGCCGTACTACGAGACCCAACAGGGCGGGTGTTCCTGGAGGCCTGTTTACGATAACTGGGGAGGCGGGCCACACCCACATTGTTGCCACGAAGTCACATACCAACAAAGCTGCTCCATCCTGTGA